One window of the Trifolium pratense cultivar HEN17-A07 linkage group LG2, ARS_RC_1.1, whole genome shotgun sequence genome contains the following:
- the LOC123906095 gene encoding DNA repair protein recA homolog 3, mitochondrial → MASLLRNTSLLTRSLFTSQGLKLGVSSTFQILPFSSKGRRRSKSDGSDSGEDTMSKKDLALKQALDQITSAFGKGSIMWLGRSDTPKDVPVVSTGSFALDIALGCGGLPKGRVVEIYGPEASGKTTLALHVIAEAQKQGGYCVFVDAEHALDKTLAESIGVNTQNLLLSQPDCGEQALSLVDTLIRSGSIDVIVVDSVAALVPKGELDGEMGDAHMAMQARLMSQALRKLSHSLSLSQSILIFINQVRSKISTFGGFGGPTEVTCGGNALKFYASVRLNIKRIGFVKKGEEVVGSQVLVKVVKNKLAPPFKTAEFELQFGKGICREAEIIKLSLKYKFITKAGSMYYYNEHNFRGVDALKSFLAENYSALEELEMKIREKLLKPETDKVAESDGDVTEEIATLDSTDEETTAVVEA, encoded by the exons ATGGCGAGCTTGCTTCGGAACACTTCATTACTCACACGCTCTCTATTCACCTCTCAG GGTTTGAAATTAGGAGTATCTAGCACTTTTCAGATATTGCCATTTTCATCTAAAG GTAGAAGGCGCTCTAAATCTGATGGAAGTGACTCAGGTGAAGATACCATGTCTAAGAAAGATTTGGCCCTTAAGCAAGCTCTTGATCAGATCACTTCTGCATTTGGAAAAGGATCTATCATGTGGCTTGGTCGCTCTGACACACCAAAAGATGTACCAGTAGTGTCTACCGGTTCTTTTGCTCTAGATATAGCACTCGGATGTGGCGGACTTCCAAAGGGACGTGTTGTGGAAATATATGGTCCAGAGGCTTCTGGGAAAACAACTCTTGCTTTACACGTGATTGCAGAGGCACAGAAGCAAGGAG GCTACTGTGTCTTTGTGGATGCTGAACATGCCCTTGATAAGACACTTGCGGAGTCTATTGGTGTGAATACTCAGAACTTGCTTCTGTCACAACCAGATTGTGGTGAACAAGCACTTAGTCTCGTCGACACGTTAATCCGTAGTGGTTCAATTGATGTAATTGTTGTCGACAGT GTGGCTGCTCTAGTTCCTAAGGGTGAGCTTGATGGTGAAATGGGTGATGCTCACATGGCAATGCAGGCTAGGTTGATGAGCCAGGCACTTCGAAAATTGAGCCACTCCTTGTCACTTTCTCAAAGTatattgatttttataaacCAG GTGAGGTCAAAGATTTCTACTTTTGGGGGATTTGGTGGGCCCACTGAAGTTACTTGTGGTGGTAATGCCTTGAAATTTTATGCTTCTGTGCGGCTTAATATTAAGAGGATAGGTTTTGTCAAGAAAGGTGAAGAG GTTGTAGGAAGCCAGGTTCTTGTCAAGGTTGTGAAGAACAAGCTTGCCCCTCCATTTAAAACTGCTGAGTTTGAGCTTCAATTTGGCAAGGGTATATGTCGAGAAGCAGAGATTATAAAGTTGAGCTTAAAATACAAATTCATCACAAAAGCTGGTTCTATGTATTACTATAATGAACATAATTTCCGCGGTGTGGATGCTCTCAAGAGTTTCCTGGCTGAGAATTATAGTGCTTTAGAAGAACTGGAAATGAAGATAAGGGAGAAGCTTTTAAAACCCGAGACAGACAAGGTAGCAGAGTCAGATGGAGATGTTACGGAAGAAATTGCTACCCTTGATTCTACCGACGAAGAAACCACAGCTGTTGTAGAAGCATGA
- the LOC123906092 gene encoding palmitoyl-protein thioesterase ABHD10, mitochondrial-like isoform X2: MSLSSQTPGFEQKRVIIPNKHGEKLVGILHDSGTNEIVILCHGFRSSKESKTLVNLAAALEKAGISSFRFDFSGNGESDGSFQYGYYWREAEDLRAVTQHFHESNRLVTAIVGHSKGGGVVLLYASKYHDVKAVVNLSGRYDLKAGIEERLGNDYMKRIKEDGFIDVKSSGNSEYRVTLESLLDRLNTDMLEACLQIDNECRVLTVHGSSDTVISVGDAFHFAQAIPNHTLHIIEGADHPYNNHQNELASLVVNFIEETLHQDRDTSTSSSE; the protein is encoded by the exons ATGTCTCTGTCTTCACAAACCCCAG GTTTTGAGCAAAAGAGAGTCATAATACCAAACAAGCACGGTGAAAAACTTGTGGGCATATTACATGATTCTGGAACTAACGAGATTGTAATCTTGTGCCACGGTTTTCGCTCCTCAAAA GAATCCAAAACCTTAGTGAACCTTGCTGCTGCATTGGAAAAAGCTGGAATCAGTTCTTTCCGCTTCGACTTTTCTGGAAATGG GGAAAGTGATGGTTCGTTTCAGTATGGTTACTACTGGAGAGAGGCTGAAGATTTACGAGCCGTAACTCAACATTTCCACGAATCAAACCGTCTGGTGACTGCAATTGTTGGGCACAGTAAAG GAGGTGGAGTGGTGCTTCTTTATGCTTCAAAATATCATGACGTCAAAGCAGTCGTCAATCTCTCTGGACGCTATGATCTGAAGGCAGGAATTGAAGAACGCCTTGGAAATGATTATATGAAAAGGATTAAGGAGGATGGTTTCATTGATGTGAAGAGTTCAG GAAATTCTGAGTACCGCGTGACTCTGGAAAGTTTGTTGGATCGCTTAAATACAGATATGCTTGAAGCATGCCTTCAGATTGATAATGAATGCAG GGTCCTTACAGTTCACGGCTCTTCAGACACAGTTATATCTGTGGGGGATGCATTTCACTTTGCCCAGGCTATACCAAACCACACATTACATATCATAGAAGGAGCTGATCATCCCTACAATAATCACCAAAATGAGCTAGCTTCGTTAGTTGTGAACTTCATAGAAGAAACATTGCACCAGGATAGGGATACTAGCACTAGCAGCAGTGAATAG
- the LOC123906096 gene encoding IQ domain-containing protein IQM1-like, which yields MLLQLNFKKVYKSYRTRKNLAYCAVVVEQLWWKALDYVVLRKSYVSFFDDQNPDPADVYSWDTARRTRAPQYDPHQRYGHNLRMYYDFWFESQSTEPFFYWLDEGDGKDINLEKCPRNILQQLTGKPNKISTF from the exons ATGCTGCTGCAATTAAACTTCAAAAAGGTTTACAAGAGTTACCGTACTAGAAAAAACCTTGCATATTGTGCAGTTGTAGTGGAACAACTATGGTGGAAGGCATTGGATTATGTTGTTCTTAGAAAGAGTTATGTTTCATTCTTTGATGATCAAAATCCTGATCCTGCTGATGTGTACAGTTGGGATACAGCAAGAAGGACAAGAGCACCTCAG tatGACCCGCATCAACGATATGGACACAATCTTCGCATGTATTACGATTTCTGGTTTGAAAGCCAAAGTACAGAACCATTTTTCTACTG GTTGGATGAGGGCGATGGAAAAGATATAAATCTTGAGAAATGTCCAAGGAACATTCTGCAACAACTTACGGGCAAGCCAAACAAGATTTCaacattttga
- the LOC123906094 gene encoding heat shock factor protein HSF30-like, translated as MAVSHGGYDAEIGGSKSYLIPSVKPELFDDSAGSNPCQYDDVLSERKDSELTVEEGATPSHAIHIKEEVVEDDGSNNSSSIKFPKPMEGLHDAGPPPFLKKTYEMVEDPETDPIVSWSASRDSFIVWDSHEFSKILLPKYFKHNNFSSFIRQLNTYGFRKVDSDRWEFANEGFQGGKKHLLKTIRRKSKYNKQHQGGFNLMKPPVESEVEKLKKDQNMLKLEILKLRQQQENSNIQLTNVQERARRAELKQYQMMYFLTKMAKRPLFMEQLIQKIKRNREVDGNIDMVKRPKLLGTQGTSVDYRSQGCQQFATMQSELNGLFPENMNTGKMEPPPVPTRMENGLCDSLHELKACGGSSSRQNVQDVSSAYHVMSENLLGENSVVDEGMDVNDSNIYLELEDLITKPTDWGGSASGLVGQTS; from the exons atggcGGTGTCTCACGGTGGATACGACGCTGAAATCGGTGGCTCCAAATCTTATCTAATCCCATCAGTTAAACCAGAGTTATTCGATGATAGTGCAGGTTCAAATCCTTGTCAATACGACGACGTTTTAAGCGAAAGAAAAGACTCAGAACTAACCGTAGAAGAAGGTGCTACACCTTCTCACGCTATTCACATCAAAGAAGAAGTTGTTGAAGACGACGGTTCTAACAATTCATCTTCAATCAAGTTTCCAAAACCAATGGAAGGGTTACATGATGCTGGTCCACCACCGTTTCTCAAGAAGACTTATGAAATGGTGGAGGATCCGGAAACCGACCCGATTGTTTCATGGAGTGCTTCTCGTGATAGTTTCATTGTTTGGGACTCTCATGAATTCTCCAAAATCCTTCTTCCAAAGTACTTTAAGCACAATAATTTCTCCAGCTTTATTCGTCAGCTCAACACCTAT GGGTTTAGGAAGGTTGATTCAGACCGTTGGGAGTTTGCAAATGAAGGGTTTCAGGGAGGGAAAAAACATTTGCTGAAGACCATAAGAAGGAAAAGTAAGTATAACAAACAACATCAAGGAGGATTCAATTTGATGAAGCCTCCTGTTGAATCTGAAGTGGAGAAACTGAAGAAGGATCAGAACAtgttaaaattggaaattcTGAAGCTAAGGCAGCAACAAGAGAATTCAAATATTCAACTCACAAATGTTCAAGAGCGAGCTCGGCGTGCGGAATTGAAGCAATACCAGATGATGTATTTCCTCACCAAAATGGCCAAAAGGCCATTGTTTATGGAGCAGTTAATCCAAAAGATTAAGCGGAATAGGGAGGTTGATGGTAACATTGACATGGTTAAAAGACCTAAATTGCTTGGAACACAAGGTACTAGTGTAGACTATAGATCTCAGGGTTGTCAACAATTTGCTACTATGCAATCTGAATTGAATGGACTTTTTCCTGAAAATATGAACACTGGTAAAATGGAACCACCACCAGTTCCAACtcgaatggaaaatggattgTGTGACTCTTTGCATGAATTGAAGGCTTGTGGTGGTTCTAGTTCTAGACAAAATGTGCAAGATGTATCTTCTGCTTATCATGTTATGTCAGAGAACCTATTAGGTGAAAATTCTGTTGTTGATGAAGGAATGGATGTGAATGACTCTAATATCTATCTTGAATTAGAGGATTTGATAACTAAGCCAACAGATTGGGGTGGGTCTGCAAGTGGATTGGTGGGACAAACTAGTTAA
- the LOC123906092 gene encoding palmitoyl-protein thioesterase ABHD10, mitochondrial-like isoform X1, with product MGTFVIQNAHSLSLLSNSSSLSITPSLFNHHQVRFSFIPNHKPITRTTRRNILNLNMSLSSQTPGFEQKRVIIPNKHGEKLVGILHDSGTNEIVILCHGFRSSKESKTLVNLAAALEKAGISSFRFDFSGNGESDGSFQYGYYWREAEDLRAVTQHFHESNRLVTAIVGHSKGGGVVLLYASKYHDVKAVVNLSGRYDLKAGIEERLGNDYMKRIKEDGFIDVKSSGNSEYRVTLESLLDRLNTDMLEACLQIDNECRVLTVHGSSDTVISVGDAFHFAQAIPNHTLHIIEGADHPYNNHQNELASLVVNFIEETLHQDRDTSTSSSE from the exons ATGGGTACCTTTGTTATTCAAAATGCTCACTCACTTTCACTATTATCAAATTCTTCATCACTTTCTATAACTCCCTCATTGTTTAATCATCACCAGGTTCGTTTTTCTTTCATTCCCAATCACAAACCAATAACCAGAACAACCAGAAGAAACATCCTCAACTTGAACATGTCTCTGTCTTCACAAACCCCAG GTTTTGAGCAAAAGAGAGTCATAATACCAAACAAGCACGGTGAAAAACTTGTGGGCATATTACATGATTCTGGAACTAACGAGATTGTAATCTTGTGCCACGGTTTTCGCTCCTCAAAA GAATCCAAAACCTTAGTGAACCTTGCTGCTGCATTGGAAAAAGCTGGAATCAGTTCTTTCCGCTTCGACTTTTCTGGAAATGG GGAAAGTGATGGTTCGTTTCAGTATGGTTACTACTGGAGAGAGGCTGAAGATTTACGAGCCGTAACTCAACATTTCCACGAATCAAACCGTCTGGTGACTGCAATTGTTGGGCACAGTAAAG GAGGTGGAGTGGTGCTTCTTTATGCTTCAAAATATCATGACGTCAAAGCAGTCGTCAATCTCTCTGGACGCTATGATCTGAAGGCAGGAATTGAAGAACGCCTTGGAAATGATTATATGAAAAGGATTAAGGAGGATGGTTTCATTGATGTGAAGAGTTCAG GAAATTCTGAGTACCGCGTGACTCTGGAAAGTTTGTTGGATCGCTTAAATACAGATATGCTTGAAGCATGCCTTCAGATTGATAATGAATGCAG GGTCCTTACAGTTCACGGCTCTTCAGACACAGTTATATCTGTGGGGGATGCATTTCACTTTGCCCAGGCTATACCAAACCACACATTACATATCATAGAAGGAGCTGATCATCCCTACAATAATCACCAAAATGAGCTAGCTTCGTTAGTTGTGAACTTCATAGAAGAAACATTGCACCAGGATAGGGATACTAGCACTAGCAGCAGTGAATAG
- the LOC123906091 gene encoding probable xyloglucan galactosyltransferase GT14 — protein MDISMLRKQLVRFRFVLLITLFIFSVFLLCLDYSFLTTNTTRITYLVPAVRNNNPKQVEIEIDNTPSNFSTNFNEIICCNTTYNQNSSVTDEAKNVSTIHDEGNRRKYIINSPPPLIQVNVDKVFTMLAPKKLDPCLGQYIYVYDLPARFNKDLLKGCDTLMKWENMCPHLSNLGLGTKIVEKSNKKVLSKKNWYATNQFSLELIFHNTMKNYKCLTNDSSLASAIYVPYYAGLDVGKYLWGGFNISIRDESPKELMKWLSQQPQWRKMSGKDHFMVGGRISYDFRRRSDDIEDWGTKLMFLPEASNMSILLIESSGYENEFPIPYPTYFHPKKDDEIIKWQRKMRNKKRDYLFSFAGAPRPNSTSSIRNELIKQCESSKSCKLVGCYFGQNKKHCGDPVHVMDIFQNSVFCLQPPGDSFTRRSIFDSILAGCIPVFFHPQSAYKQYLWHLPKKGSSYSVFIPEIDVKRKKVMINKTLLNVSKSEVLAMREEIIRIIPRILYRYPNSRLETLEDAFDVAVKGILGRIEAMRRKITNSYHAKVVAV, from the coding sequence AGTTGGTTAGATTCCGGTTTGTGTTACTAATCACactctttattttttctgtGTTCCTACTTTGTCTAGATTATTCTTTTTTGACTACCAATACTACTAGAATCACATATTTAGTTCCCGCTGTCAGGAATAATAATCCAAAGCAAGTAGAGATAGAGATAGACAATACACCCTCAAATTTTTCTACCAATTTCAATGAAATTATTTGTTGTAACACTACTTATAACCAAAATAGTAGTGTAACCGATGAAGCCAAAAATGTTTCTACAATCCATGATGAAGGGAATAggagaaaatatattattaattccCCTCCTCCTTTGATTCAAGTCAATGTTGATAAAGTATTTACAATGTTGGCACCAAAAAAATTAGATCCTTGTTTAGGCCAATATATCTATGTTTATGATCTTCCCGCTAGATTTAATAAGGATTTGTTGAAAGGGTGTGACACTCTCATGAAGTGGGAAAATATGTGTCCTCACTTATCAAACTTAGGTTTAGGTACTAAGATTgttgaaaaatcaaataaaaaagtgctatcaaagaaaaattggtATGCAACAAATCAATTTTCACTTGAACTAATTTTCCACAACACAATGAAAAATTACAAGTGCTTAACCAATGATTCATCATTAGCTTCAGCAATTTATGTACCATACTATGCTGGTCTTGATGTTGGCAAATATCTTTGGGGAGGTTTCAATATTTCAATAAGAGATGAATCACCAAAAGAATTAATGAAATGGTTATCACAACAACCTCAATGGAGAAAAATGTCTGGTAAAGATCATTTTATGGTTGGTGGAAGAATTAGTTATGATTTTAGAAGAAGAAGTGATGATATTGAAGATTGGGGAacaaagttaatgtttttgccaGAAGCTAGTAACATGTCAATTTTGTTAATTGAATCAAGTGGTTATGAGAATGAATTTCCAATTCCATATCCAACTTATTTTCATCCTAAAAAAGATGATGAGATTATTAAGTGGCAAAGGAAAATGAGAAACAAGAAAAGGGATTATTTGTTTTCATTTGCTGGTGCACCAAGACCTAATTCAACATCTTCTATTAGAAATGAGTTAATCAAACAATGTGAATCTTCTAAGAGTTGCAAACTTGTTGGATGttattttggtcaaaataaaaaacattgcGGCGATCCTGTTCATGTTATGGATATTTTTCAGAATTCGGTTTTTTGTTTACAACCTCCGGGAGATTCTTTTACTAGGAGATCaatttttgattcaattttGGCGGGTTGTATACCAGTTTTCTTTCATCCACAATCAGCATACAAACAATATTTGTGGCATTTACCTAAAAAAGGTTCTAGCTACTCAGTTTTCATACCTGAAATAGATGTCAAGAGGAAGAAGGTAATGATTAACAAGACATTGCTCAATGTGTCAAAAAGTGAGGTGTTGGCTATGAGAGAGGAGATTATAAGAATTATTCCAAGAATTTTGTATCGATATCCAAATTCTAGATTAGAGACACTTGAAGATGCATTTGATGTAGCTGTTAAAGGAATTCTTGGAAGAATTGAAGCAATGAGAAGAAAGATTACAAATTCTTATCATGCAAAAGTTGTTGCTGTTTAA
- the LOC123906097 gene encoding IQ domain-containing protein IQM4-like has protein sequence MDSDTLLETKSDDELKQKQAYVLSQLHEEVVFCYPPRPISELDAAATKIQKVYKSYLTRKHLAECAVLVEELWWKALDFAALKRSSISFFDDQKPDTAYVSRWKRVRELFLHGHMTRKGFSSSF, from the coding sequence atggaTTCAGATACTCTTCTTGAAACCAAAAGTGATGATGAATTGAAACAGAAACAAGCTTATGTGCTTTCTCAGCTTCATGAAGAAGTGGTTTTCTGTTATCCTCCAAGACCAATCTCTGAACTTGATGCTGCTGCAACTAAAATTCAAAAGGTTTACAAGAGTTATCTTACTAGAAAACACCTTGCAGAATGTGCAGTTCTAGTGGAAGAACTATGGTGGAAGGCATTGGATTTTGCTGCTCTTAAAAGGAGTTCTATTTCATTCTTTGATGATCAGAAACCAGATACTGCTTATGTCTCACGTTGGAAAAGAGTAAGGGAGTTATTCTTACATGGTCACATGACTAGAAAGGgtttttcctcttctttctAG